ATCGGAGGGAATCGGCACGCTGCCGCCCATGGTTGTTTCCTGGAACTGAGTCCGGGAAAACCTGCGGCAAGGTGTGGGAGAAATGATCGTTCTCCATGTGGAGAACGGTCGTGAACCTAGCCGGAGGGACTGTTTGTTCAAGAAAAAATGAACAAACTGGGAGCGCCGGATGATCCCGATTCCCTGATCAAACAATCATTCCCGCGGCGACGGTTTCATTGGTGCCGGGGTCGATCAGGATGAAAGAGCCGGTCGAGCGGTTGCGGCGGTAGCTGTCGTGGATGAGGGGAACGGCGGTGCGCAGGGTGATGCGGCCGATGTCATTCATGCTGAAAGAGTCCAATCCTTCGATCTTGTGCAGGGTATCAACATTCACGTGGTATTTCACGCTCTGGATGATGGCCTTGGTTTCCTGGGTGGTGTGGCGGATGACCAGCTTGGCGCGGGGCGGCATCGGCTTTGAGGAGAACCAGCAGATCATCGCCTCGATGTCCTGGGAGACAAGGGGGGGATTGTTGGCTTTGACCAAGGTGTCACCGCGGGAAATGTCGATCTCATCCGTGAGGGTGAGGCAGACGGATTGGGGGGCGAATGCTTCCTCGCGCTCGCCCTCGGGGCTGTGGATGGCTTTGATACGGCTGGTGAAACCGGAGGGCAGCACCGTGACTTCGTCGCCCGGTTTGAAGACGCCACCGGCAACGCGGCCCGCGAAGCCGCGGAAGTCGTGCCAGTCGTTGGACATCGGGCGGATGACCCACTGGACGGGAAAACGGGCATCGACGTGGTTTTCCTCACCGCCGACATAGACATGTTCCAGATGGTAAAGGAGGGAGGGACCTTGGTACCAAGGCATGTTCGTGGATTTGTCCACGACGTTGTCTCCGTTGAGGGCGGAGATGGGGATGGTGGTGATCTCAACGATGTTATCGAGGCGCGAGGCGAACTCGTGATAGTCCTTGATGATCTGGTTGTAGGTCTCTTCGGAGTAGTCCACGAGGTCCATCTTGTTCACCGCCACGACGAGGTGCTGGATGCGCAGCAGGTTGGCGATGAAAGAGTGGCGCTTCGTCTGTTCGATCACGCCTTTGCGGGCGTCGATGAGGATGATGGCGAGGTTCGCGGTGGATGCTCCGGTCACCATGTTGCGGGTGTACTGGATGTGGCCGGGCGTGTCGGCGATGATGAATTTCCGCTTGGGTGTGGCGAAGTAGCGGTAGGCGACGTCGATGGTGATGCCCTGTTCGCGCTCGGCTTTCAGACCATCGGTCAGCAGCGCGAGGTTGACGTGCTCATCCCCGCGGCGGCGGGAGGATTCCTCAACGGCTTCGAGTTGGTCTTCGAAGATGGATTTGGAATCGTAAAGGAGGCGGCCGATCAGGGTAGATTTGCCGTCATCGACGGAACCGGCGGTGGTGAAGCGGAGAAGGTCCATGGAAAGTGTGGGAAATTGGAAATTGGGAAATTGGAAATTTTCGGGGGATACCTGATCAGAAGTATCCTTCTTTTTTCCTGTCTTCCATGGCGGTTTCGGAACGTTTGTCGTCGGCACGGGTGCCGCGTTCGGTCTGGCGGGCGGCGGCGACTTCGGCGATGACTTCGTCAAGGTCGGCGGCCGGGGATTCCACGGCACCGGTGCAGGTGGCGTCACCGATGGTGCGGAACCGCACGGTGCGGATTTCGATCTTTTCGTGCTCCTGGGGTTTCAGGAAATCGGTGACGGCGAGAAGCTGGCCGTTACGCTCGAACACCTCACGCTGATGGGTGAAGTAGATGTTCGGAAGCGGGATTTTCTCGCGCTTGATGTACATCCAGATGTCCATCTCGGTGAAGTTCGACAGAGGGAAGACCCGGAAGTGTTCGCCGGGGTTCTTGCGGCCGTTGAAGAGGTTCCAGAGTTCCGGGCGCTGGTTCTTGGGATCCCACTGGCCGAAGTCATCCCGGTGGGAGAAGAAGCGTTCCTTCGCCCGGGCCTTTTCCTCGTCACGGCGTCCACCACCGAGGGCGGCGTCGTAGTCGTATTTCTCGATGGTATCGAGCAGGGTGACGGTCTGGAGCTTGTTGCGGGAGGCGTTCGGTCCCTTCTCCTCCACCACGCGGCCGGTGTCGATGGACTCCTGGACGGAGCCGACGATGAGGTTCGCGCGGATCAATTCCACGAACTCGTCGCGGTAGGTCATCGTTTCCGGGAAATTGTGCCCCGTGTCGATGTGGACGAGCGGGAAAGGCATGCGGGCCGGCCAGAATGCCTTGCGTGCGAGCCAAGCCATCACGATCGAATCCTTTCCTCCGGAGAAAAGAAGGGCGGGATTTTGGAACTGGGCAGCCGTTTCGCGGAGGATGAAAATAGCCTCCGCTTCGAGCTGATCGAGATGGCTCAGTTGATAATTAGGCATTTGGAGAGAAAGATCGCACGCCGGGGATCGGTGGTGCGCGCGAGTGGGTAGGCCTCTCCCTAGAAAAGGTCAAGGAATATAATTACCAACCTGAGTTGTTTGGTAATATTTAAGCGAGGGCGATGCGCTCGCGGATCGCCTCCAGAAGCTCGAAGGCAGAGTCCTCCACGGTGGAGGCTTCCGTATCGAGGATCAGGTCCGCATTCGCCGGAGGCTCGAAGGAGCCGTCCTTGCCGGTGAAGTGCTGGATTTCGCCGCGTGCTGCCTTGGCATAGAGGCCCTTCACATCGCGCTTCTCGCAGGCTTCGTAGCTTGCCTTGATGTAGACTTCGAAGAGATCGTCGCCGATCAGCCCGCGGGCCAGGTCCCGGAGTTCTCCGCGCGGAGTGATGGCGGAGACGAAGACGATGATTCCTTGGGACACGAGGATCTTCGCCACCTCGGCGATCCGCCGGATGTTCTCCAGCCGGTCCGTGTCGCTGAAGCCCAGATTCGCGTTGAGACCGGTGCGGAGATTGTCACCGTCCAGGATGACAGTGAAGCGGCCCTGTTGGTGGAGCACGCGTTCGGCTGCATTGGCGATGGTGGATTTTCCGGATCCGGAGAGGCCGCACATCCAGATGACCAGCCCTTGCTGCTTGAGCAGGCTCTGTTTGTCGCTGCGCTGGAGGAAACGGTGGAACTCTGGGTGGATGTTGGACATGGCGATTTGGTGACAGCGTAAGCCCTGACGGGGCAAAGAGAAGGGAAAATCGCCCGATGTTTTGACATCCTTTTGACACGGCGGTGCCGGCAGCCGTGCATGATGGAGGCCATGAAGATGAAACCACTCCTATTGATCATGCTTTCCGTGGGTCAGGTTCTCGCCCAGGTGGATCCTTTCAAAGGCGAGCCGGATCCCTCCCCGCCTCCTCCGAATCTCTTGATCCGCTACGAGGCGTTCTCGATGGATCTGAAGCAGGCTGCGGATCTGCAACGGCGAGATCCCACGGATGCCGCGCTGTATGAACAGGTGGTGGCTGCGGTTGCCGGAGGACACGCTACGCAGGAGTCTTTGATAGTACTGAGATCCAGATCGGGGCTGAAAGCCGTCGCGGACTCCAGCCGGGAGATCATCTATCCGACGGAATACATGCCCGTGTTCAGGAAGGACTTCACCGCCGGAAAGCCGCCCGTATCCACCGTGACATCGCTCCTGGGTACGGCCTTTGAAACCCGTGGCGCGGGAGATCGCCTGGAGATCGAGGTCATCCTCGGAGATGCTGGCAGGATTCACCTGAAGACCTTGGTTTCACACGTGAAGTTCCTCGGTACATCGAAATACGGACAGGGAGCCTCCGAAGCGGAAGTCCCGCTGTTTTCGGTCCAGAGCATCAACACGGCCGCGATGATCAAGGCGGGTGTCCCGTTCCTGCTCGGAAAGACCAACTCCAGCGAAGCCGCCGGGGAAGTGACCAAGCCGGACGGAAGGGTCTGGTTCTCATTCGCCACGGTGGACATCGCCCAACCCTAAGCCCAGAAAACCATGAAAATCCCACTGCTCATTCTCCTCCTGACCGCACCGCTTTGCCCGGCTCAAGATCCATTTGCCAGAGACCCCAATGAGCCTCCTCCTGATCCGGTGGCTCCCGGAGCCCCCAAGGTCATTTCAATGAACTATGAGGTCTATTCCCTGCCGATGGCGGATGCGGCGGCGCTGCTCCGGACGGCAGGTGGGGACGGTGCATTGTACAAGGAACTGGTGGCCCGCACGGCGACGGGCGGGGGGATCCTGGAGGGCGTGGCGGCGGTCCGCTGCATGTCCGGCCAGAGGGCGAGGACCACAGGTGGCCCGGAACAAATCTATCCCACCGAGTATCTGGGCAAGGTTTCGAAGAAACCCGCGGAGCGCGAAAAAGGCTCCGAGATCGATCCCACGACCTCCCATTCCGATGTGGTGCCCGCCCTGCCGGCTGCCTTTGAAACCCGCGAATGCGGAATGATCCTGGAGGTGGAGCCCCTCTGCGGTGAGACGGGTTCGTTCATCGAGTTGCGCATCGTCGCTTCGCACATCGCGATGACGGAGCGGCTGAAGTGGGGGCAGGGACTGTCGCAGGTGGATATGCCGGTTTTCGAATCGCAGCGGATCGATGCGGGCGGATGGGCCTTCGCCGGGCAGCCGTGCTTCCTGGGCACCATCAGTCGGCCTCCGGGCACGAAGGTGATTGAGTCATCGCCAAAGCGCGTCTGGTTTGCTTTCGTGACAGCTGACTTCGTGAAGAATTGATGCGGGGAATCTGGTTCACGCTCGGCCCGATGATCGTCGCCGCCCTTCTGGTGCTATGGGGTGGCGAGCGGTTGTCGCGGCGTGCCGTGGAGGAACGGGTTCCGGCGGACCGGGAAAGGTTGCTGGATTTTTCGGAAGCATTGCGGGGCAAGCTCTCGGAACTGGATGCGCTGTTCGCGGAGCATGTCACGCGGTTGGCGGGGCTGGCGGATTCCGATGACGAGGAAATGCTCCGGCAGGCATGCCAGCGGTTGGTGGGGATACGCACGTGCCATGTGTTCAGGGCGAATGGGCGGAAATGGGAGGTTTCCGGAAAGCCCGTGGAGCCGGATGGGGAACGGCCTCCGGACGTCAGGATCGAGGGGGAAGGTGCGGGGCTTGATCCTGGTCGGACGGTGCTGTTGCCAAAGGCGGGCAGAGCGGCGGAGCGGAATGCGGGGTGGCTGGGATCACCGGTGCCGGGGTACCGCGTGTTCTGGAGAACGACGCCTGCGGGTCACCGGATCGCTGTCACGGTGGACGAGGTGGAGCTGCAGGCGAAGCTAAGGGAGGATCTTGTGAAATGGGCCGGGGACTACTCGGCGCCGCTCCGCAACGGTGGGACCCTGTTCTCCCTGAGCGGACCTTCCGGAAGGACTTATCCTGTGGCGGCCACCGATGCCGGAGAGAGTCCTGCGGCGGTGGTCATCCCCCACCGTTCGGCATTGGGGGAATGGCAGGTCTCGGCGTGGGACCGGAGCCGGTTCCGGCAGGAGAGGGATGCCGCGACCATGGGGCTGGCGGTATTTTTTTCAGCGGTGCTTCTCTCTCTGGGGGCCTTCCTGTTTTTCGAAAGGAGGAGGAGCGTGAGGCTGGCGGAAGCGCGGGTTTCCTTCGTGAACCGTGTCTCGCACGAACTTGGAACCCCGCTGACGAACATCCTGCTGAATCTGGATCTCGTTTCGCGCTCGATGGAGCGGAATCCGGAGGAAGCACGGCGGAGATTGGGGATGGTGGCGGAAGAGGCCAGGAGGTTGGCGCGGTTGGTGGCGAATGTGCTGACGTTTTCGCGCGGTGGGCGGGATGACCGGAGAGGGCGGGTGGTATCCTGTGTCCCGGATGAGGTGATCGCCGCGGTGCTGGAGCAGTTCCAGCCTTCACTGGGCCGGCGGGGCATGCGGATCGAGTGGCAGGCCGATGCGGGAGGACGGGTGCTCGCGGATCCGGATGCGCTGTCACAGATCGTGTCGAATCTGATTTCGAACGTGGAGAAATACGCCGCTGGCGGCGGGTGGCTGGGGATGACGAGCACGCTCGCGGGAGGAAGGCTGCACGTGCGCGTGGCGGACCGAGGGCCGGGCATCCCGTCACGGCATGGTGAGCGGATTTTCGGGGCGTTCGAGAGGATCGAAACCGCCGTGAACGAAGGTGCGAGCGGGACCGGCCTGGGGCTTTCCATCGCACGTGATCTCGCGCGTCGGGGGGATGGTGAACTCAGCTTGGTGCCCGCTGCGATGGGAGCCGTGTTCGAACTCGATCTGCCCGCGTTTCCCTCTCCCGTGTAAATCTATGACCATCCTCATTGCCGAAGACGATCCCCTGACACTGGATGCGCTCGCCGCGTGCCTGGAGGAGGAGGGCTTTGCGACGTTGCGGGCACTTGATGGCCGGGAGGCGTTGCACCATTGGAAGGAAGGGAAAGCACAACTGTTGTGCCTGGATATCATGATGCCGGGGATCGATGGTTTCGAGGTCTGCCGTCAGGTGCGGAGAACGGATCGCCGGGTGCCCATCCTTTTCCTGTCCGCGAAGCGGGAGGAAGCGGACGTGGTGGCAGGCCTGGGAATCGGGGCGGATGATTTCATCCGCAAGCCATTCACCCGCGGCGAAGTTGTCGCGCGGGTACATGCGGCGCTGCGGAGATCCGGAGCGCAGGGAAATGGCGGAGATTCCTTCCCGATGGGGGACCTGCGGGTGTGGCCGGACCGCCTGGAGGCGGAGCGGGCGGGGAAAAAGATCGAACTCACCCAGCGGGAGGTCCGGATGCTGGCCCTTCTCCACCGGCAGGCGGGGAAGCCGGTCAGCAGGGATACTTTCCTCGATGAGTGCTGGGGTCTGGATTACTTCCCGGACTCCCGGACGCTCGACCAGCACGTGTTCACGCTGAGGAAGAAGATCGAAGCCGATCCGGCGCATCCATCCATCGTCGGGACGGTGCGCGGGATCGGTTACCGGTTCGGCGGTTAGATGCCTTTGCCGATGATGAACGCATCCAGGCCATGCTCCCTCAGCGCGGTACTGGAAAACACGGCCCGTCCGTCGAAAATGAAGGCGGGTTTCAGCATCAGATCGTGGAGCTTGTCCAGATCCAGGGTCTTGAACTCATCCCACTCGGTCAGCGTGGCGAGCGCGTGGGCACCGTTGGCCGCCTCGTACGGATCGGAGCAGATTTCCACGTTGGAAAGGACGAGGGACGGATCGATGCCCACCTCCACGAGGTCCCGGTGGATCGCGGCGGCATCCACCTGCGGATCATAGATCGCCAGTTGGGCACGCTCGTGGAGGAGGTCCCGGCAGACGTGGATGGCGGCGGACTCGCGGGTGTCGTTGGTGTCCTTCTTGAACGCGAAGCCAAGGATGGCGATGCGCTTTCCTGAGACCGTGTTGAAAAGCGTGCGGACGATTTTTTCGACGAAGCGGCTCTTCTGCCAATCGTTGATCTGGATCACCTGGTTCCAGTAGGCTGCAACTTCGGGCAGGCCGAAGGATTCGCAGAGATAGACCAGGTTGAGGATGTCCTTCTGGAAGCAGGAGCCGCCGAAGCCGACGGAGGCCTTGAGGAACTTCGGGCCGATGCGGGAGTCCATCCCGATGGCCTTGGCAACTTCGTCCACATCCGCGCCGGTGGCTTCGCAGAGGGCGGAGATTGAGTTGATGGAGGAAATCCGCTGGGCGAGGAAGGCGTTTGCCACCAACTTGGAAAGCTCCGATGACCAAAGATTGGTGGTGATGATGCGCTCCCGCGGCACCCAGTTCGCATAGACGGAAACCAAAGCCTCCACCGCGGCATAGCCTTCCGGGGTGGTTTCTCCGCCGATGAGGATGCGGTCCGGGTTGTTCAGGTCGCTGATGGCGGTCCCCTCGGCAAGGAACTCGGGATTGGAAAGAACTTGGAACTTCGCTCCATTGGGGGAGTTCGCGGCCAGGATGGTCTTGATCGCGCTGGCGGTTTTCACCGGGATGGTGGACTTCTCGACGATGATCTTGTCCCGGTCGGAAACTTCCGCGATCAGGCGTGCGGCGGACTCGATGTAGCGGAGATCCGCTGCCCGTCCGGCGCCGATTCCGTAGGACTTCGTCGGGGTGCCGACGGATACGAAGATGAGATCGGCTGCCGCGATGGCGGCCCGGATGTCCGTGGTGAAGTGAAGGTTCCTGCCTCTGGCAGAGAGCACCACCTCATCAAGTCCCGGCTCATACACCGGGAGCTCATCGGAGTTCCAGGCATCGATGCGCTTCTCGTTGAAGTCGGCCACGGTTACCTGGATGTCCGGGCATTTGGCGGCGATCATCGCCATGGTGGGGCCACCGACGTAGCCGGCTCCGAGACAGCAGATATTTTGGACTTTCATAAAAAACGGGGATTGGGGCATCCGGGCGGATGCATGGGGTGTGTTCAGAATTTTTTCAACTCCGTCATCTGCAGGAAGATCTGCCAGATGAAGCGGGGGTTATTGTAGAGATAGCGCCTCCATAGGCGCTTCGGTTCCATCAGCAGGCGGAAAAACCATTCCAGGCCGCGCTTCTGGAGCCAGGATGGAGCTTGCTTCACCAGTCCGGCATGGAAATCAAAGGCCGCGCCGACACCCAGCATGACCAGTCCGTGGTCCCAGCCGGCTGTCAGGTCGGGGAATTTTTCCAGGAAGGAATGCATGAACCTTTCCTGTTTTGGAGTACTGAGGCCGACCCAGAAAAAATGGGGCCTTGTTTCGCGGATGGTGGCGGCCAGTTGTTGCTCTTCTTCCGGAGTCAGGGGGCGGAACGGAGGGGTCACCTGGGCGACGACCCGGCTGCCGGGGAAACGTTCCTGGAGTTTCTCCGCGAGCTTGGTGGTGACTCCATCTCCGCCGCCGAAGTAGAAGTGACCCCGCTCCGGGCCGCAGGTGCCGGTGATCCCGAGCATCAGGTCCGGGCCATACACCCGGCCCATGTCCTCGAAGCCGTTCCATTTCCCCACCCAGACCATCGGCATGCCGTCAGGGACGGAAAGGAAGGAGCGGTTGTGGATCTCCTTCAACGCGGCGTCACGCTGGCTTTCCATGACTCCGTGGACCCCGGTCACGGTGACGTAACCGGAGAATCCCGGCCGCGAGGATGCGGCAAGGATGGTCTCCACGGCGCTGGGAAGGTCCAGGGGACTGATCCCCACGCCCAGCACGTTGCTGCGTGTCTCCATGGCGGATGACAAGGGTGGCCGATGTTATTGGATCACGTGCTCGCCGCGCTTCCTGCGGTCGAACTCCTGCTTGATCCAGTGGTAGGTTTTCTCCATCCCCGTGCGGAGGTCGATCGATGGTTCCCAGCCGAGGACTTCCTTGATCAGCGTGTTGTCGCTGTTGCGGCCGCGGACGCCTTGCGGGGCGTTGAGGTTGTAGCTGCGGTTCAGCTTCACGCCGGCGATGTCCTCGACGATGCCAAGCAACTGGTTGATGGTGACCAGTTCGGAACGGCCCAGGTTGAGCGGGTCGGTGTAGTCGGAGGCCATGAGCTTGTCGATGCCGGTGATGCAGTCATCGATATACATGAAGGAACGTGTCTGTTCCCCGTCACCCCAGATCTCGATGTTGAGGTCGTTCTTGTCGATGCACTCGATCACCTTGCGGCACATCGCGGCAGGAGCCTTCTCGCGTCCGCCGTCCCAGGTGCCGAAGGTGCCGTACACGTTGTGGAAACGATATACCTTCGAGACGAAGCCGAAGTCTTCCTCGAAGTTCTTGCACAGACGCTCGGAAAAGAGCTTCTCCCAGCCGTAGCCGTTCTCAGGCATCGCGGGGTAGGCGTCGCTTTCCTTGAGGGCGGTGACGTTCGAGTCCTTCTGGCGGTAGTCCGGGTAGACGCAGGCGCTGGAGGAGTAGAAATATTTCTTCACGCCGAAATGCTTCGCCGCTTCAAGCATGT
The nucleotide sequence above comes from Akkermansiaceae bacterium. Encoded proteins:
- the cysN gene encoding sulfate adenylyltransferase subunit CysN, encoding MDLLRFTTAGSVDDGKSTLIGRLLYDSKSIFEDQLEAVEESSRRRGDEHVNLALLTDGLKAEREQGITIDVAYRYFATPKRKFIIADTPGHIQYTRNMVTGASTANLAIILIDARKGVIEQTKRHSFIANLLRIQHLVVAVNKMDLVDYSEETYNQIIKDYHEFASRLDNIVEITTIPISALNGDNVVDKSTNMPWYQGPSLLYHLEHVYVGGEENHVDARFPVQWVIRPMSNDWHDFRGFAGRVAGGVFKPGDEVTVLPSGFTSRIKAIHSPEGEREEAFAPQSVCLTLTDEIDISRGDTLVKANNPPLVSQDIEAMICWFSSKPMPPRAKLVIRHTTQETKAIIQSVKYHVNVDTLHKIEGLDSFSMNDIGRITLRTAVPLIHDSYRRNRSTGSFILIDPGTNETVAAGMIV
- the cysD gene encoding sulfate adenylyltransferase subunit CysD, which codes for MPNYQLSHLDQLEAEAIFILRETAAQFQNPALLFSGGKDSIVMAWLARKAFWPARMPFPLVHIDTGHNFPETMTYRDEFVELIRANLIVGSVQESIDTGRVVEEKGPNASRNKLQTVTLLDTIEKYDYDAALGGGRRDEEKARAKERFFSHRDDFGQWDPKNQRPELWNLFNGRKNPGEHFRVFPLSNFTEMDIWMYIKREKIPLPNIYFTHQREVFERNGQLLAVTDFLKPQEHEKIEIRTVRFRTIGDATCTGAVESPAADLDEVIAEVAAARQTERGTRADDKRSETAMEDRKKEGYF
- the cysC gene encoding adenylyl-sulfate kinase → MSNIHPEFHRFLQRSDKQSLLKQQGLVIWMCGLSGSGKSTIANAAERVLHQQGRFTVILDGDNLRTGLNANLGFSDTDRLENIRRIAEVAKILVSQGIIVFVSAITPRGELRDLARGLIGDDLFEVYIKASYEACEKRDVKGLYAKAARGEIQHFTGKDGSFEPPANADLILDTEASTVEDSAFELLEAIRERIALA
- a CDS encoding HAMP domain-containing histidine kinase, which encodes MRGIWFTLGPMIVAALLVLWGGERLSRRAVEERVPADRERLLDFSEALRGKLSELDALFAEHVTRLAGLADSDDEEMLRQACQRLVGIRTCHVFRANGRKWEVSGKPVEPDGERPPDVRIEGEGAGLDPGRTVLLPKAGRAAERNAGWLGSPVPGYRVFWRTTPAGHRIAVTVDEVELQAKLREDLVKWAGDYSAPLRNGGTLFSLSGPSGRTYPVAATDAGESPAAVVIPHRSALGEWQVSAWDRSRFRQERDAATMGLAVFFSAVLLSLGAFLFFERRRSVRLAEARVSFVNRVSHELGTPLTNILLNLDLVSRSMERNPEEARRRLGMVAEEARRLARLVANVLTFSRGGRDDRRGRVVSCVPDEVIAAVLEQFQPSLGRRGMRIEWQADAGGRVLADPDALSQIVSNLISNVEKYAAGGGWLGMTSTLAGGRLHVRVADRGPGIPSRHGERIFGAFERIETAVNEGASGTGLGLSIARDLARRGDGELSLVPAAMGAVFELDLPAFPSPV
- a CDS encoding response regulator transcription factor; translation: MTILIAEDDPLTLDALAACLEEEGFATLRALDGREALHHWKEGKAQLLCLDIMMPGIDGFEVCRQVRRTDRRVPILFLSAKREEADVVAGLGIGADDFIRKPFTRGEVVARVHAALRRSGAQGNGGDSFPMGDLRVWPDRLEAERAGKKIELTQREVRMLALLHRQAGKPVSRDTFLDECWGLDYFPDSRTLDQHVFTLRKKIEADPAHPSIVGTVRGIGYRFGG
- a CDS encoding UDP-glucose 6-dehydrogenase — its product is MKVQNICCLGAGYVGGPTMAMIAAKCPDIQVTVADFNEKRIDAWNSDELPVYEPGLDEVVLSARGRNLHFTTDIRAAIAAADLIFVSVGTPTKSYGIGAGRAADLRYIESAARLIAEVSDRDKIIVEKSTIPVKTASAIKTILAANSPNGAKFQVLSNPEFLAEGTAISDLNNPDRILIGGETTPEGYAAVEALVSVYANWVPRERIITTNLWSSELSKLVANAFLAQRISSINSISALCEATGADVDEVAKAIGMDSRIGPKFLKASVGFGGSCFQKDILNLVYLCESFGLPEVAAYWNQVIQINDWQKSRFVEKIVRTLFNTVSGKRIAILGFAFKKDTNDTRESAAIHVCRDLLHERAQLAIYDPQVDAAAIHRDLVEVGIDPSLVLSNVEICSDPYEAANGAHALATLTEWDEFKTLDLDKLHDLMLKPAFIFDGRAVFSSTALREHGLDAFIIGKGI
- a CDS encoding WecB/TagA/CpsF family glycosyltransferase, with product METRSNVLGVGISPLDLPSAVETILAASSRPGFSGYVTVTGVHGVMESQRDAALKEIHNRSFLSVPDGMPMVWVGKWNGFEDMGRVYGPDLMLGITGTCGPERGHFYFGGGDGVTTKLAEKLQERFPGSRVVAQVTPPFRPLTPEEEQQLAATIRETRPHFFWVGLSTPKQERFMHSFLEKFPDLTAGWDHGLVMLGVGAAFDFHAGLVKQAPSWLQKRGLEWFFRLLMEPKRLWRRYLYNNPRFIWQIFLQMTELKKF
- a CDS encoding NAD-dependent epimerase/dehydratase family protein is translated as MSTTKKRILVAGGGGFIGGHLAGVLLERGHEVVVADIKPISQWYQNHEGAENHVADMGLRDKAFELTEGCDEVYCLACNMGGMGFIENNRSLCMLSVLINTHMLEAAKHFGVKKYFYSSSACVYPDYRQKDSNVTALKESDAYPAMPENGYGWEKLFSERLCKNFEEDFGFVSKVYRFHNVYGTFGTWDGGREKAPAAMCRKVIECIDKNDLNIEIWGDGEQTRSFMYIDDCITGIDKLMASDYTDPLNLGRSELVTINQLLGIVEDIAGVKLNRSYNLNAPQGVRGRNSDNTLIKEVLGWEPSIDLRTGMEKTYHWIKQEFDRRKRGEHVIQ